The Platichthys flesus chromosome 5, fPlaFle2.1, whole genome shotgun sequence genome contains the following window.
aataaataattattgaaATGGATCAAAGGTCAGATGCATGTTGTGTAGTGTATAGTGGTACGTAGTAGTGGTACAGAGAAGTGAAGTAAGATAGTACTTGTGTCAAGGTACTTCCACTGCACAGAACTTGTCAGAATGAGGGTTAGGCTGTTGATCGGACACGAAGCATTTGATGGATGAGGGCCTGCCAGCAGCAGCCCTCAGTGTGGTGTGGGAGCAGCTGCACCGTTGTTGACACTTTGCCTCAACTTTGAACCAGACAgagtttcagctgctgcagagcctgCCAGCGTGGCCACTGAGCGCACATCAGCACGCCGCAcacgtttcctcctcctcaaacaaACGTCGCCTTCGATTTACTGCGGTCCATCTGCCCTCTGCCCTCACTCTGCTCCAGCTGTCTCTTGGCTTTGACCATGGACGGCAAGTCTGACGTCTGGTACACCGCCGCCCTCATCCTGCCGCCACGGTGACGCAGCTCCAGGGCCACGCCCTCCCACTTCCTGTCCAGCTCTGAGCCCTGGGAGCCCTGGGAGCCCCGCTGGTCTCGGGACCCTCTGTGGTTTTGCCTGGTGACTTCCGAATTTGAGTTGGACCCAATTTTATCCAAATCCAAAGCTCGTTTTGGAGTGGCGTGGCTGGAGCGGGATGAAGGTGACTTGGATTTGCGACGTGAGCGGAGAGGAGGccgtggtggaggaggaggcgcaggaggagaaagagagggagggatgggatTGGAAGATGTTGTTCGTCGGTCCTGCATTTTGaaatctcctccttctctttccctccctctccatctgcCTCTGTCTTTACCTGAGGAAGAAGACGCTGCTTTAAACAGAGACGAGCGGAGGAGACACTCACCCACCAGCACTGCAAACAATTCTCATGCAAGGAGcactcacagaaaacacaacaacaaaagcaaaatCTTCGGCACTTCTGTGCTGCAGTGAGAAACAGAGTGTGAAACTAAAACTAGAACATATCTTCATCTCCTGCaatgttttggtgtgtgtgacAAACAGAGATGAAAACTCACATCGTCGAATTCAGGCAAATGTCACACTCTGACAGCCAAGAGCTGCCTAAAGCCAACTGCTCCAACAccacgcacacactcatagacacacaaagacacacaaacgcccACAGGCACACAGTCacgtctccatgacttcagaggacattataTCTACATTAATTTACTGGAGGCTTATTGTGtcctaaacctaaacttaaGCTAACGTTACCCAAACCTTAATCttcaattttaaaatgtgatgattAACATGATGAAGACTTGCTTTTCGTCCATCATATTGTGGCTGTGTAAATAGATTTAGGTCCCTACAACATGGGCAATACCCACTAataacccacacaaacacacacacacctttatatacagagagagagagagagagagagagagagagagagaaatgaggaggcagcaggacaCTAAGTGGATGTGACAGATATTCCCATGGCACTGGGATATGACATCATGGGAAAAGGGGGATTCAGTGGTattcagtgtgcgtgtgtgtgtgtgtgtgtgagtgtgtgtgtttgtgtgcgtgcgtgtggtGAAAAGAGACTTGATACAGAATGCTGCCATCTACTGGTAAAGAGGAGAGACATATCTTAGTCTGTGATTGCTGGATTgcaacaaatgtttaaattactGTGTAACTTACTTTCTCATTTGAACTCTTTGTatcataaaataatttattctcACCATCAGGTCAAGCTTTCTCAAAGCTAATGCCAGTCCTATCAG
Protein-coding sequences here:
- the LOC133953854 gene encoding leiomodin-2-like, which codes for MQDRRTTSSNPIPPSLSPPAPPPPPRPPLRSRRKSKSPSSRSSHATPKRALDLDKIGSNSNSEVTRQNHRGSRDQRGSQGSQGSELDRKWEGVALELRHRGGRMRAAVYQTSDLPSMVKAKRQLEQSEGRGQMDRSKSKATFV